In one Juglans regia cultivar Chandler chromosome 11, Walnut 2.0, whole genome shotgun sequence genomic region, the following are encoded:
- the LOC108995811 gene encoding GDP-mannose 3,5-epimerase 2-like: MGITGETVYGAYTYENLEREPYWPSEKLRISITGAGGFIASHIARRLKSEGHYIIASDWKKNEHMTEDMFCHEFHLVDLRVMENCLKVTNGVDHVFNLAADMGGMGFIQSNHSVIMYNNTMISFNMLEAARINGVKRFFYASSACIYPEFKQLETNVSLKESDAWPAEPQDAYGLEKLATEELCKHYTKDFGIECRIGRFHNIYGPFGTWKGGREKAPAAFCRKTLTSTDKFEMWGDGLQTRSFTFIDECVEGVLRLTKSDFREPVNIGSDEMVSMNEMAEIVLSFENKTLPIHHIPGPEGVRGRNSDNTLIKEKLGWAPTMRLKDGLRFTYFWIKEQIEKEKAQGVDLTVYGSSKVVGTQAPVQLGSLRAADGKE; encoded by the exons ATGGGGATCACCGGGGAAACCGTCTATGGCGCATACACGTATGAGAATCTTGAGAGGGAACCATACTGGCCATCAGAGAAACTCCGAATTTCTATCACTGGGGCTGGTGGCTTTATCGCCTCCCACATTGCCCGGCGTTTGAAGAGCGAAGGCCACTACATTATTGCTTCTGATTGGAAGAAGAATGAGCACATGACTGAAGACATGTTCTGTCATGAATTCCACCTTGTGGACCTGAGGGTTATGGAAAATTGCTTGAAGGTCACTAATGGAGTTGACCATGTGTTTAATCTTGCTGCTGACATGGGTGGGATGGGCTTCATTCAGTCCAACCATTCAGTTATCATGTATAACAACACAATGATCAGTTTCAACATGCTTGAGGCTGCCAGGATCAATGGGGTAAAGAG GTTTTTCTATGCATCCAGCGCTTGTATCTACCCTGAATTTAAGCAACTGGAAACTAATGTGAGCTTGAAGGAGTCTGATGCCTGGCCTGCTGAG CCTCAAGATGCTTATGGCTTAGAGAAGCTTGCAACAGAGGAGTTGTGCAAGCACTACACCAAGGACTTTGGAATAGAGTGCCGTATTGGAAGGTTCCATAACATTTATGGTCCCTTTGGAACATGGAAAG GTGGGAGGGAGAAAGCTCCAGCTGCTTTCTGTAGAAAGACTCTCACTTCCACTGATAAGTTTGAGATGTGGGGAGATGGACTTCAGACCAGATCCTTCACCTTCATTGATGAATGTGTAGAAGGTGTACTTAG ATTGACAAAGTCAGATTTCCGTGAGCCAGTGAATATTGGAAGTGATGAAATGGTTAGCATGAATGAGATGGCTGAGATTGTTCTCAGCTTTGAGAACAAGACACTCCCTATCCACCACATTCCTGGCCCAGAGGGAGTTCGTGGTCGTAACTCAGACAACACCCTTATCAAAGAGAAGCTTGGTTGGGCTCCTACAATGAGGTTGAAG GATGGTCTGAGATTTACCTACTTTTGGATCAAGGAACAGATTGAGAAAGAGAAGGCTCAAGGTGTTGACCTGACTGTTTACGGATCATCTAAGGTGGTTGGAACCCAAGCTCCTGTTCAACTAGGCTCACTTCGTGCTGCTGATGGAAAAGAATGA